The Salvia splendens isolate huo1 chromosome 21, SspV2, whole genome shotgun sequence genome includes a window with the following:
- the LOC121783545 gene encoding aspartic proteinase A1-like — MGTKIEAFAMSLLVASLVLLSPAVSASDDGLMRIGLKKVKFDPSTREAALLDSKESLGAKAGDGGDAVVALKNYMDAQYFGEIAIGTPPQKFTVIFDTGSSNLWVPSSKCYFSPACFLHAKYKSRQSSTYKKNGKSAAIQYGTGSISGFYSEDIVTIGNLVVKNQEFIEATSEPGVTFVAAKFDGILGLGFQEISVGNSTPQWYNMIAQGLVKEPVFSFWLNRNVNDQNGGELVFGGVDTKHFKGEHSYVPVSRKGYWQFDMGDVVIGGKQSGYCAQGCSAIADSGTSLLAGPTSVIAMINHAIGVSGVVNQGCKSLVQKYGSSIMDLLLKELQPENICGQLGVCEAHGARSVSEGIESVVGDEEGKSAGLINALCPVCKMAAVWMKSQLGLNKTRDGVLKYAKEVCEKMPNPLGQSVVECGSIASMPNISFTIGGKAFDLSSKEYILKVEGKGEAQAQCISGFTGMDVPPPRGPLWILGDMFMGRYHTVFDYGKLRVGFAEAV, encoded by the exons ATGGGAACAAAAATTGAAGCTTTTGCAATGAGCCTATTGGTGGCAAGTCTAGTGCTGCTTTCTCCTGCAGTTTCTGCATCAGATGATGGGCTGATGAGAATAGGATTGAAGAAGGTGAAGTTTGATCCATCAACTCGGGAGGCTGCTCTCCTCGACTCGAAGGAGAGCCTCGGAGCCAAGGCCGGTGATGGAGGTGATGCCGTTGTGGCACTCAAGAACTACATGGATGCTCAG TACTTTGGTGAGATTGCCATCGGCACCCCACCGCAGAAATTCACGGTCATTTTCGACACGGGAAGCTCCAACCTGTGGGTCCCATCTTCGAAATGCTACTTTTCT CCTGCTTGTTTTCTCCATGCCAAATACAAGTCGAGGCAATCTAGTACCTACAAAAAGAATG GGAAATCTGCTGCGATTCAATATGGAACAGGATCAATCTCTGGATTCTACAGTGAAGATATTGTTACAATTGGCAATTTAGTTGTGAAGAATCAG GAGTTTATTGAGGCAACAAGTGAACCTGGTGTGACATTTGTGGCTGCCAAGTTTGATGGCATATTAGGACTTGGATTCCAAGAGATCTCAGTTGGGAACTCGACCCCCCAATG GTACAATATGATTGCACAAGGCCTTGTTAAGGAGCCTGTGTTTTCATTCTGGCTGAATAGGAATGTGAATGATCAAAACGGCGGTGAGCTCGTTTTTGGTGGCGTTGATACCAAACATTTCAAGGGTGAACATTCGTATGTTCCGGTCTCAAGGAAAGGCTACTGGCAG TTTGACATGGGTGATGTTGTCATTGGCGGTAAACAGAGTG GCTATTGCGCCCAAGGATGTTCCGCGATTGCAGATTCCGGGACTTCTCTTTTAGCCGGTCCAACG AGTGTGATAGCCATGATCAACCATGCCATTGGAGTTTCTGGAGTGGTAAATCAAGGATGCAAGTCTTTGGTTCAAAAATATGGCTCATCAATCATGGATCTTCTCTTGAAAGAG TTGCAACCAGAGAATATATGTGGCCAACTCGGGGTGTGCGAAGCCCATGGAGCAAGGTCAGT CAGCGAGGGCATAGAGAGCGTTGTGGGAGACGAGGAGGGCAAATCAGCGGGCTTGATCAATGCTCTGTGCCCGGTTTGCAAAATGGCCGCGGTTTGGATGAAAAGCCAACTCGGGCTTAACAAAACCCGAGACGGTGTTTTGAAGTATGCTAAGGAG GTTTGTGAGAAGATGCCTAATCCACTGGGACAATCAGTTGTTGAGTGTGGAAGCATTGCTTCTATGCCTAATATTTCCTTCACAATTGGTGGAAAAGCTTTTGATCTCTCATCAAAAGAG TACATACTTAAGGTGGAAGGAAAAGGGGAAGCACAAGCACAATGCATTAGTGGTTTCACCGGTATGGATGTGCCTCCTCCACGAGGACCTCTCTG GATCCTCGGAGATATGTTTATGGGTCGCTATCATACCGTATTCGACTATGGGAAACTGAGAGTTGGGTTTGCTGAAGCTGTTTAG
- the LOC121784484 gene encoding probable F-box protein At4g22030: MAALKASSLTLTLPSLNTCNSHRRGNYNTTKASINLPLRVSKITLPHIKSNTSSFEQLEKQLSPNVESFIERGDTDPSVVAKLYAIMEAVADRIEMHKNIGDQRNEWNSLLLNSINALTLAAATMAGIASMSQGDATAVALSSTAMYVAATGMLSIVNKIQPSQLAEEQRNATRLFKQLHNQIQTILSIGNPNVIHVKEFMDKVLALDRAFPLPLLGAMLDKFPATVEPAVWWPHNGRKQPKTSQGYNGWNGKLEEEMREIVNVIKRKDEEEYLSLGEKALKFNKVLAMSGPVLTGVAAVGSAMLSQSHGGWAAALALGGGALATVANTLEHGGQVGMVFEMYRSNAGFFKLMEESIESNLKEDDLERRENGEMVEMKVALQLGRSLSELRNLAEDSLVKGDAIHEFASKLF, translated from the coding sequence atggcaGCCTTAAAAGCATCAAGCCTAACCTTAACCTTGCCTTCCTTAAACACTTGTAATTCCCATAGAAGAGGAAATTATAACACTACAAAGGCAAGCATCAATCTCCCACTGAGAGTCTCCAAAATCACACTTCCACACATCAAAAGCAACACTAGCAGTTTCGAACAACTCGAGAAGCAGCTCAGCCCTAACGTCGAATCCTTCATCGAAAGAGGCGACACGGATCCATCGGTCGTTGCGAAGCTCTACGCCATTATGGAAGCGGTTGCAGATAGAATTGAAATGCACAAAAACATTGGAGATCAGAGAAACGAATGGAACTCTCTCCTTCTCAATTCGATCAACGCTCTCACtctcgccgccgccaccatgGCCGGCATCGCCTCCATGAGCCAGGGAGACGCCACCGCAGTGGCGTTGTCATCGACAGCCATGTACGTGGCAGCCACCGGGATGCTTTCCATCGTCAACAAAATCCAACCGTCTCAGCTAGCCGAAGAGCAGCGCAACGCAACCAGACTCTTCAAACAGCTTCACAATCAAATCCAAACCATTCTCTCAATTGGAAATCCAAATGTAATTCATGTGAAGGAATTCATGGACAAAGTGTTGGCGCTCGACAGGGCCTTTCCGCTGCCTCTCCTCGGCGCCATGCTCGATAAATTCCCGGCCACCGTGGAGCCCGCGGTGTGGTGGCCTCACAACGGAAGAAAGCAGCCTAAAACGAGCCAAGGCTACAACGGTTGGAATGGGAAATTGGAAGAGGAAATGAGAGAAATAGTAAATGTGATAAAGAGAAAAGACGAAGAAGAGTACTTGAGTTTGGGTGAAAAGGCACTCAAATTCAATAAGGTATTGGCGATGAGCGGTCCTGTTTTGACGGGTGTGGCCGCCGTTGGTTCGGCGATGCTTTCTCAGTCTCACGGTGGCTGGGCTGCCGCCCTGGCTCTTGGCGGTGGCGCATTGGCGACGGTGGCGAACACGTTGGAGCACGGCGGCCAAGTGGGAATGGTGTTTGAGATGTATAGAAGCAATGctggattttttaaattaatggaaGAATCGATTGAATCAAACTTGAAGGAAGATGATttggagagaagagagaatggagAAATGGTGGAGATGAAGGTTGCTTTGCAGTTGGGAAGGAGTTTGTCTGAGCTCAGAAATTTAGCAGAGGATTCATTGGTGAAAGGGGATGCCATTCATGAATTTGCAAGCAAGCTTTTCTGA
- the LOC121784045 gene encoding probable F-box protein At4g22030 — translation MAALKASSLTLPSLNTCNSHGRGNYNTTKASINLPQRVSKITLPHIKSNTSSFEQLEKQLSPNVESFIERGDTDPSVVAKLYAIMEAVADRIEMHKNIGDQRNEWNSLLLNSINALTLAAATMAGIASMSQGDATAVALSSTAMYVAATGMLSIVNKIQPSQLAEEQRNATRLFKQLHNQIQTVLSIGNPNVIHVKEFMDKVLALDRAFPLPLLGAMLDKFPATVEPAVWWPHNGRKQPKTSKGYNGWNGKLEEEMREIVNVIKRKDEEEYLNLGEKALKFNKVLAMSGPVLTGVAAVGSAMLSQSHGGWAAALALGGGALAAVANTLEHGGQVGMVFEMYRSNAGFFKLMEESIESNLKEDDLERRENGEMVEMKVALQLGRSLSELRNLAEDSLVKGDAIHEFASKLF, via the coding sequence ATGGCAGCCTTAAAAGCATCAAGCCTAACCTTGCCTTCCTTAAACACTTGTAATTCCCATGGAAGAGGAAATTATAACACTACAAAGGCAAGCATCAATCTCCCACAGAGAGTCTCCAAAATCACACTTCCACACATCAAAAGCAACACTAGCAGTTTCGAACAACTCGAGAAGCAGCTCAGCCCTAACGTCGAATCCTTCATCGAAAGAGGCGACACGGATCCATCGGTCGTTGCGAAGCTCTACGCCATTATGGAAGCGGTTGCAGATAGAATTGAAATGCACAAAAACATTGGAGATCAGAGAAACGAATGGAACTCTCTCCTTCTCAATTCGATCAACGCTCTCACtctcgccgccgccaccatgGCCGGCATCGCCTCCATGAGCCAGGGAGACGCCACCGCAGTGGCGTTGTCATCGACAGCCATGTACGTGGCAGCCACCGGGATGCTTTCCATCGTCAACAAAATCCAACCGTCTCAGCTAGCCGAAGAGCAGCGCAACGCAACCAGACTCTTCAAACAGCTTCACAATCAAATCCAAACCGTTCTCTCAATTGGAAATCCAAATGTAATTCATGTGAAGGAATTCATGGACAAAGTGTTGGCGCTCGACAGGGCCTTTCCGCTGCCTCTCCTCGGCGCCATGCTCGATAAATTCCCGGCCACCGTGGAGCCCGCGGTGTGGTGGCCTCACAACGGAAGAAAGCAGCCTAAAACGAGCAAAGGCTACAACGGTTGGAATGGGAAATTGGAAGAGGAAATGAGAGAAATAGTAAATGTGATAAAGAGAAAAGACGAAGAAGAGTACTTGAATTTGGGTGAAAAGGCACTCAAATTCAATAAGGTATTGGCGATGAGCGGTCCTGTTTTGACGGGTGTGGCCGCCGTTGGTTCGGCGATGCTTTCTCAGTCTCACGGTGGCTGGGCTGCCGCCCTGGCTCTTGGCGGTGGCGCATTGGCGGCGGTGGCGAACACGTTGGAGCACGGCGGCCAAGTGGGAATGGTGTTTGAGATGTATAGAAGCAATGctggattttttaaattaatggaaGAATCGATTGAATCAAACTTGAAGGAAGATGATttggagagaagagagaatggagAAATGGTGGAGATGAAGGTTGCTTTGCAGTTGGGAAGGAGTTTGTCTGAGCTCAGAAATTTAGCAGAGGATTCATTGGTGAAAGGGGATGCCATTCATGAATTTGCAAGCAAGCTTTTCTGA
- the LOC121783581 gene encoding 5'-adenylylsulfate reductase 1, chloroplastic-like, with protein sequence MAFSVSASPAPVHSSSPSSSFEQPRAAQFGAIQPLDRSHLSPSSVKLSRRRCAAVKPLHAEAKRSDSIVPSAATVVAPEVVEKAEVEDDFEKLAVELQNASPLEIMDKALEKFGNDIAIAFSGAEDVALIEYAHLTGRPYRVFSLDTGRLNPETYRLFDEVEKKYGIRIEYMFPDAEEVQTLVRSKGLFSFYEDGHQECCRVRKVRPLRRALKGLRAWITGQRKDQSPGTRSEVPIVQVDPVFEGLDGGVGSLVKWNPVANVKGNDVWNFLWTMDVPVNSLHAQGYISIGCEPCTRPVLPGQHEREGRWWWEDAKAKECGLHKGNIKQENNTFQDSGTAPVTDLFTSENVVSLSQQGVENLLKLENRQEAWLVVLYAPWCPYCRAMEGSYVELAEALAGSGVKVAKFRADGEEKAFAQEKLQLGTFPTIVFFPKRSLRPIKYPSENRDVASLTAFVNALQ encoded by the exons ATGGCATTTTCCGTATCAGCTTCGCCCGCACCCGTTCACAGCTCCTCTCCATCTTCCTCGTTTGAGCAGCCAAGAG CTGCGCAATTCGGTGCAATCCAGCCGTTGGATAGGTCTCACCTTTCACCGTCGTCGGTGAAACTTTCACGGCGTCGTTGCGCCGCCGTGAAGCCGTTGCACGCGGAGGCGAAGAGGAGTGATTCGATCGTTCCGTCGGCTGCAACCGTGGTTGCTCCTG AGGTGGTAGAAAAGGCGGAGGTAGAAGATGACTTCGAGAAGTTGGCGGTGGAGCTTCAAAATGCTTCTCCGCTTGAGATTATGGATAAGGCACTCGAGAAATTCGGAAACGATATTGCTATCGCTTTTAG TGGGGCGGAAGATGTGGCTTTGATTGAATATGCACATTTAACAGGGAGGCCATACAGGGTTTTCAGCCTTGATACAGGGAGACTTAATCCAGAGACGTATAGACTCTTTGATGAAGTTGAGAAGAAGTATGGGATTCGTATCGAATACATGTTTCCAGATGCTGAGGAAGTCCAAACTTTGGTTAGAAGCAAGGGCCTTTTCTCCTTCTATGAAGATGGCCACCAAGAATGCTGCCGTGTGAGGAAGGTGAGGCCGTTGAGGCGGGCCCTCAAGGGGCTTCGGGCATGGATAACAGGCCAGCGTAAGGATCAGTCTCCTGGGACCCGATCAGAAGTCCCCATTGTCCAAGTTGATCCTGTTTTTGAAGGTTTGGATGGTGGAGTTGGGAGCTTGGTGAAGTGGAATCCAGTGGCGAATGTGAAGGGCAACGATGTCTGGAACTTCCTCTGGACAATGGATGTGCCGGTGAACTCGTTGCACGCGCAGGGCTACATCTCAATCGGGTGTGAGCCGTGCACGAGGCCTGTCCTACCCGGGCAGCACGAGCGTGAGGGAAGGTGGTGGTGGGAGGATGCCAAGGCCAAGGAGTGTGGCCTGCACAAGGGCAACATCAAGCAGGAAAATAACACTTTCCAAGACAGTGGGACTGCCCCAGTCACAGATCTCTTCACATCCGAGAACGTCGTGAGCTTGAGCCAGCAGGGAGTTGAGAACTTGCTGAAGCTGGAAAACAGGCAGGAGGCGTGGCTCGTTGTGCTGTACGCCCCTTGGTGCCCATACTGTCGGGCGATGGAGGGCTCCTACGTGGAGCTGGCTGAGGCACTAGCGGGGTCGGGTGTCAAGGTGGCGAAGTTCAGAGCGGACGGAGAGGAGAAGGCCTTCGCGCAGGAAAAGCTGCAGCTGGGAACCTTCCCTACTATCGTCTTCTTCCCCAAGCGGTCTCTGCGTCCGATTAAGTATCCATCGGAGAACAGAGACGTCGCCTCGTTGACGGCTTTCGTGAATGCTCTCCAATAG